The following coding sequences are from one Acidimicrobiales bacterium window:
- a CDS encoding polyprenyl synthetase family protein, whose product MASAPASVKAVADAVEDRLAALLDAETARWAALTPDLAWPLDALRRLVLAGGKRLRPSFCYWAFVGAGGDPDDHRVVDAGAAFELLHAFALMHDDVMDDSDTRRGLETIHAEFAAHHADAGWGGESRRFGEGVAILVGDLAHVFADRVLPTDAPELAAVWDELRIELNIGQYLDVLGTARADRDEAGARRIARYKSGKYTIERPLHVGAALAGRHADLAAPLSAYGDPLGEAFQLRDDVLGVFGDTSLTGKPVGGDLLEGKPTPMLAVAVERADASQRAALDQVGRAELSERDVATLQAVLVDTGAREEIEASIERLTATAIAAVEQAPLTHEARRALVDLAHYVAERER is encoded by the coding sequence GTGGCGTCCGCACCGGCGAGCGTGAAGGCGGTGGCGGATGCCGTCGAGGACCGGCTCGCCGCGCTGCTCGACGCCGAGACCGCCCGGTGGGCCGCCCTGACGCCGGATCTGGCCTGGCCCCTCGATGCCCTGCGCCGCCTCGTGCTCGCGGGGGGAAAGCGGCTGCGGCCCTCGTTCTGCTACTGGGCCTTCGTCGGCGCCGGGGGCGACCCCGACGACCACCGCGTGGTCGACGCCGGCGCGGCCTTCGAGCTGCTGCACGCCTTCGCCCTCATGCACGACGACGTGATGGACGACTCGGACACCCGACGCGGGCTCGAGACCATCCACGCCGAGTTCGCCGCGCACCACGCCGACGCCGGCTGGGGCGGCGAGAGCCGACGCTTCGGCGAGGGCGTGGCCATCCTCGTCGGCGACCTCGCCCACGTGTTCGCCGACCGGGTGCTGCCGACCGACGCCCCCGAGCTGGCCGCCGTGTGGGACGAGCTGCGCATCGAGCTCAACATCGGTCAGTACCTCGACGTCCTCGGCACCGCCCGAGCCGACCGCGACGAGGCCGGCGCCCGCCGCATCGCCCGGTACAAGTCGGGCAAGTACACCATCGAGCGCCCCCTGCACGTGGGGGCCGCCCTGGCCGGCCGCCACGCCGACCTGGCCGCGCCCCTCTCGGCCTACGGGGACCCCCTCGGCGAAGCCTTCCAGCTGCGGGACGACGTGCTCGGGGTGTTCGGCGACACCAGCCTCACCGGCAAGCCCGTCGGCGGGGACCTCCTCGAGGGAAAGCCCACGCCGATGCTGGCGGTCGCGGTCGAGCGGGCCGACGCCTCCCAGCGCGCCGCCCTCGACCAGGTGGGCCGGGCCGAGCTGAGCGAACGGGACGTGGCGACCCTCCAGGCGGTGCTCGTGGACACCGGCGCCCGGGAGGAGATCGAAGCCAGCATCGAGCGCCTGACCGCCACCGCGATCGCCGCGGTCGAACAGGCCCCCCTCACCCACGAGGCTCGACGGGCGTTGGTCGACCTCGCCCATTACGTGGCCGAGCGCGAGCGCTGA
- a CDS encoding MBL fold metallo-hydrolase, whose protein sequence is MGDTLIGPGVRQIDTLLGGWERVTAGYLIEGPAPVLVETGSQSSVAELLAALDALGVAPDELAGIAVTHIHLDHAGGVGDVAKAFPKATVYVHERGARHLVDPSRLVASAATVYGDLLDTLYGRLEPTAAERVHVLADGEDIRIGPTRTLTTVDSPGHAKHHLALHDSESGLLFAGDAVGVRLPDAGILRPATPPPDFDLDQALHSLDRFAERRPAGIALAHFGLVPDPGEILAEAHDTLRRWAEVAEAAWREDRDIAAALDEAFGADLAGVDPALREKLETLNGIHSNAAGFRRWLDQRAGAGPATHPHPHRHPHSHGHPHPHAEPPAGDDALGASPPEG, encoded by the coding sequence GTGGGGGACACGTTGATCGGGCCGGGGGTCCGCCAGATCGACACACTGCTCGGTGGGTGGGAGCGGGTCACCGCCGGCTACCTGATCGAAGGGCCGGCGCCCGTACTGGTCGAGACGGGCAGCCAGAGCTCGGTGGCCGAGCTGCTCGCCGCCCTCGACGCGCTGGGGGTCGCCCCCGACGAGCTCGCCGGCATCGCCGTCACCCACATCCACCTGGACCACGCCGGCGGGGTGGGCGACGTGGCCAAGGCCTTCCCCAAGGCCACGGTGTACGTGCACGAGCGGGGGGCCCGCCACCTCGTCGACCCGAGCCGCCTCGTGGCCTCGGCGGCCACGGTCTACGGCGACCTGCTCGACACGCTCTACGGCCGCCTGGAGCCCACCGCGGCCGAGCGGGTGCACGTGCTCGCCGACGGGGAGGACATCCGCATCGGCCCCACCCGCACCCTCACCACGGTCGACTCGCCCGGTCACGCCAAGCACCACCTCGCCCTGCACGACTCGGAGAGCGGACTGCTGTTCGCCGGCGACGCCGTGGGGGTGCGGTTGCCCGACGCCGGCATCCTGCGCCCGGCCACCCCTCCGCCGGACTTCGACCTCGACCAGGCGCTCCACTCGCTCGACCGCTTCGCCGAGCGGCGGCCGGCAGGCATCGCCCTGGCCCACTTCGGCCTCGTCCCCGACCCGGGCGAGATCCTGGCCGAGGCCCACGACACCCTGCGGCGCTGGGCCGAGGTGGCCGAGGCCGCGTGGCGGGAGGACCGTGACATCGCCGCCGCGCTCGACGAGGCCTTCGGGGCCGACCTCGCGGGTGTGGACCCTGCCCTGCGTGAGAAGCTGGAGACGCTGAACGGCATTCACTCCAACGCCGCCGGGTTCCGCCGATGGCTTGATCAACGGGCCGGCGCCGGCCCGGCGACCCACCCGCACCCGCATCGCCATCCCCACTCCCATGGCCACCCGCACCCCCACGCCGAGCCCCCTGCGGGCGACGACGCCCTCGGAGCCTCACCCCCGGAGGGCTGA
- a CDS encoding SulP family inorganic anion transporter: MNAPARVTALLPRRSDYDGLRRRWRNDLVAGLTVAVVALPLALAFGITTGLGAAAGLTTAIVAGVVAAVFGGSNLQVSGPTGAMTVVLVPLVARHGADGVIIAGVLAGLLVIAGALLRLGRYLAYIPWPVVEGFTLGIAVIIALQQVPNALGVPKPEGENTAVVAGRAVADAIGDVNLAAVGLVALVAVIMVVAPRLHRSLPASLLAVLAATVVAAVADLDVTTIGTLPQALPTLHLPHVAVGDLDRYLSAAFAIAALAAIESLLSAKVADGMADGPRHDPDRELFGQGLANVVSPLLGGMPATGAIARTAVNVRAGARTRVAALVHSVTLVAVVLFAASLVARIPLAALAGVLIVTAVRMVDVHNIRAVLRSTRSDAIVLVLTAVATVVFDLIVAVEIGVAAAAVLALRHVARTAEAVPVTVDPEVDPDAERDLLAEHIVAYRLDGALFFGAAQRFLTELAAVADVEVVILRLPGLQVLDATGAQALGEIVDELEHRGITVLLKGPRPEHLKVLEAVGALDRLAHERHLFDDLDAAVAHARLHVGRRSTDLGDLEVLEADVEGVDDVHHV, from the coding sequence ATGAACGCACCCGCCCGCGTCACCGCGCTGCTCCCCCGACGATCCGACTACGACGGCCTGCGCCGGCGCTGGCGCAACGACCTGGTGGCCGGTCTCACCGTCGCCGTCGTGGCCCTCCCCCTCGCCCTCGCCTTCGGCATCACCACGGGTCTCGGCGCCGCCGCCGGTCTGACCACCGCCATCGTGGCCGGCGTCGTCGCCGCGGTGTTCGGGGGCTCGAACCTCCAGGTGTCCGGCCCGACCGGCGCGATGACCGTGGTGCTGGTGCCCCTCGTGGCCCGCCACGGCGCCGACGGCGTGATCATCGCCGGCGTCCTCGCCGGGCTCCTGGTCATCGCCGGCGCGCTGCTGCGGCTCGGGCGCTACCTCGCCTACATCCCCTGGCCGGTGGTCGAGGGCTTCACCCTCGGCATCGCGGTCATCATCGCCCTCCAGCAGGTGCCCAACGCCCTGGGTGTCCCCAAGCCCGAGGGGGAGAACACAGCGGTCGTGGCCGGGCGCGCCGTCGCCGACGCGATCGGCGACGTCAACCTCGCCGCAGTCGGCCTGGTCGCGCTGGTGGCCGTGATCATGGTGGTGGCGCCGCGCCTCCACCGGTCCCTGCCGGCGTCGCTCCTCGCGGTCCTCGCCGCCACGGTCGTCGCGGCGGTCGCCGACCTCGACGTCACCACCATCGGCACCCTGCCCCAGGCCCTGCCCACCCTCCACCTGCCCCACGTCGCCGTGGGTGACCTCGACCGCTACCTCAGCGCGGCATTCGCCATCGCCGCCCTGGCCGCGATCGAGAGCCTCCTGTCGGCCAAGGTCGCCGACGGCATGGCCGACGGCCCCCGCCACGACCCCGACCGCGAGCTGTTCGGCCAAGGGCTGGCCAACGTGGTCAGCCCGCTCCTCGGGGGCATGCCCGCCACCGGCGCCATCGCCCGCACCGCGGTGAACGTCCGGGCGGGTGCCCGCACCCGGGTGGCGGCGCTCGTGCACTCGGTCACCCTCGTCGCCGTCGTCCTCTTCGCCGCCTCGCTCGTGGCCCGCATCCCGCTCGCCGCACTGGCCGGTGTGCTCATCGTCACCGCGGTGCGGATGGTCGACGTGCACAACATCCGCGCCGTCCTGCGCTCGACTCGCTCCGACGCCATCGTGCTCGTGCTCACGGCCGTGGCGACCGTGGTGTTCGACCTCATCGTCGCGGTCGAGATCGGGGTCGCCGCCGCCGCCGTCCTCGCCCTGCGCCACGTCGCCCGCACCGCCGAGGCCGTGCCGGTCACCGTCGACCCCGAGGTCGATCCGGACGCCGAGCGCGACCTCCTCGCCGAGCACATCGTCGCCTACCGCCTCGACGGGGCCCTCTTCTTCGGCGCCGCCCAGCGCTTCCTCACCGAACTGGCCGCCGTCGCCGACGTCGAGGTGGTCATCCTGCGGCTCCCCGGCCTCCAGGTGCTCGACGCGACCGGGGCCCAGGCCCTCGGCGAGATCGTCGACGAGCTCGAGCACCGTGGCATCACCGTGCTGCTGAAAGGGCCGCGCCCGGAGCACCTGAAGGTGCTCGAGGCCGTCGGCGCGCTGGACCGGCTCGCCCACGAACGTCACCTGTTCGACGACCTCGATGCCGCCGTGGCCCACGCCCGTCTGCACGTGGGTCGGAGGTCAACCGACCTCGGCGACCTCGAAGTGCTCGAGGCGGACGTCGAGGGTGTCGACGATGTTCACCACGTGTAG
- a CDS encoding helix-turn-helix transcriptional regulator — protein MENRPLAEVKADLFKALGHPARVRILEVLVEGERTVGDLQPLVGIESSHLSQQLGVLRRAGLVTSRREGSSVHYALRDPLVADLLAVAKQLLLNNLTETRDLIADLAAEVPG, from the coding sequence ATGGAGAACCGTCCACTGGCCGAGGTGAAGGCCGACCTGTTCAAGGCCCTCGGCCACCCGGCACGCGTGCGCATCCTCGAGGTCCTCGTGGAGGGCGAGCGCACGGTCGGCGACCTCCAGCCCCTGGTGGGGATCGAGTCCTCCCACCTCAGCCAGCAGCTCGGCGTCCTGCGCCGCGCCGGCCTCGTGACCTCCCGCCGGGAGGGGTCGTCCGTGCACTACGCGCTGCGGGACCCGCTCGTGGCCGACCTGCTCGCCGTGGCGAAGCAGCTGCTCCTCAACAACCTCACCGAGACCCGGGACCTGATCGCCGACCTCGCCGCCGAGGTGCCCGGATGA
- a CDS encoding HAD family hydrolase produces MAAAGIDAVIFDWGGTLSDFVALELLDVWRTAAHHLDPAREDELTAALLAVEERFWARTTTTQESATLADLLGEASRDLGLDVAEAVLEEAAVHHLDSWTPHIAHDPDAVPVLTALRERGLAIGLLSNTHWPRAFHEEFLARDGLDGLIDARLYSSELSHLKPHPSVFRAALDAVGVDDPARAVFVGDRPLDDIHGAQQVGMRAVLRPNPDVPSYDVVPDAEITSLTELVPLVDGWR; encoded by the coding sequence ATGGCCGCTGCCGGGATCGACGCCGTCATCTTCGACTGGGGCGGCACCCTCTCGGACTTCGTGGCCCTCGAGCTGCTCGACGTCTGGCGCACGGCGGCCCACCACCTGGACCCCGCACGCGAGGACGAGCTCACCGCCGCCCTGCTGGCGGTGGAGGAGCGCTTCTGGGCCCGCACCACCACGACCCAGGAGAGCGCGACCCTCGCCGACCTCTTGGGCGAGGCGTCCCGCGACCTCGGCCTCGACGTGGCCGAGGCGGTCCTGGAGGAGGCCGCGGTGCACCACCTCGATTCCTGGACGCCCCACATCGCCCACGACCCCGACGCCGTCCCGGTCCTGACCGCCCTCCGCGAACGGGGGCTGGCCATCGGGCTGCTCTCCAACACGCACTGGCCGCGGGCGTTCCACGAGGAGTTCCTGGCGCGGGACGGCCTCGACGGCCTCATCGACGCCCGCCTGTACTCCAGCGAGCTGAGTCACCTGAAGCCCCATCCGTCGGTGTTCCGGGCGGCGCTCGACGCGGTCGGCGTCGACGACCCGGCGCGGGCGGTGTTCGTGGGCGACCGCCCACTCGACGACATCCACGGGGCCCAGCAGGTCGGCATGCGCGCCGTGCTGCGCCCGAACCCCGACGTCCCCTCCTACGACGTGGTGCCCGACGCGGAGATCACCTCCCTCACCGAGCTCGTTCCCCTCGTCGACGGCTGGCGCTGA
- the xseA gene encoding exodeoxyribonuclease VII large subunit gives MDQLFDTEALSTLTVSELSQRIAAVLRKGFTAPVWVEGEIHSLSRPASGHVYFDLVEPSATGRRQAASIPVVLWESDKHGVNQTLKESGAGLRMTDGLAVRIRGTVSFYNAQSRVQLQMSAIDPAYTLGRMAAERDRLLQALAAEGLLDANGRRALPAVPLRVALVTSDGSAACHDFLHELESSGLGWQVTVVHARVQGHLAGATVAHALRAAAGLDVDVVALVRGGGARSDLAAFDSEFIARAIALLPVPVLTGIGHETDDSVADAVAHTRYKTPTACAAGLVDRVLRWCARRDEVWGRVVQRSEAQLDQHQRTLDGAAGAVVHASRTGLRGAEATLDRAGHRLATDPPRTVRQAARHLDALEARVLALDPARTLARGWSLTRTADGRLVRSPDDVTPGDHLHTRVGGGEIRSTVDA, from the coding sequence GTGGACCAGCTGTTCGACACCGAGGCGCTCAGCACGCTGACGGTCAGCGAGCTGAGCCAGCGCATCGCCGCCGTGCTGCGCAAGGGTTTCACCGCGCCCGTGTGGGTGGAGGGTGAGATCCACAGCCTGAGCCGGCCGGCCAGCGGGCACGTCTACTTCGACCTGGTCGAACCCTCGGCCACAGGCCGGCGCCAGGCGGCGTCCATCCCCGTCGTGCTCTGGGAGTCGGACAAGCACGGCGTGAACCAGACGCTCAAGGAGTCCGGCGCGGGCCTGCGCATGACCGACGGCCTGGCCGTGCGCATCCGGGGCACGGTCAGCTTCTACAACGCCCAGAGCCGGGTGCAGCTCCAGATGTCGGCCATCGACCCGGCCTACACGCTCGGGCGGATGGCCGCCGAGCGCGACCGACTGCTCCAGGCGCTGGCCGCCGAAGGCCTGCTCGACGCCAACGGGCGCCGTGCCCTCCCCGCGGTCCCGCTCCGGGTGGCCCTGGTCACCAGCGACGGCAGCGCCGCCTGCCACGACTTCCTCCACGAGCTGGAGTCCAGCGGCCTCGGCTGGCAGGTGACCGTCGTGCACGCCCGGGTGCAGGGCCACCTCGCCGGTGCCACGGTCGCCCACGCCCTGCGCGCCGCCGCCGGCCTCGACGTGGACGTCGTCGCCCTCGTGCGGGGCGGCGGCGCCCGGTCCGACCTGGCCGCCTTCGACAGCGAGTTCATCGCCCGCGCCATCGCCCTGCTGCCCGTCCCCGTCCTCACCGGCATCGGCCACGAGACCGACGACAGCGTCGCCGACGCCGTGGCCCACACCCGCTACAAGACGCCGACGGCGTGCGCCGCCGGCCTGGTCGACCGCGTGCTGCGCTGGTGCGCCCGACGCGACGAGGTGTGGGGCCGCGTGGTGCAGCGCAGCGAGGCGCAGCTCGACCAGCACCAGCGCACCCTCGACGGCGCCGCCGGCGCCGTGGTGCACGCCAGCCGCACCGGCCTGCGTGGTGCCGAGGCCACCCTCGACCGTGCCGGCCACCGGCTCGCGACGGACCCGCCCCGGACGGTGCGCCAGGCGGCGCGCCACCTCGACGCGCTCGAAGCGCGGGTCCTGGCCCTCGATCCCGCCCGCACCCTGGCCCGCGGCTGGTCGCTCACCCGTACCGCCGACGGCCGCCTCGTGCGGTCCCCCGACGACGTCACCCCCGGCGACCACCTGCACACGCGGGTGGGCGGCGGCGAGATCCGGAGCACCGTGGATGCCTGA
- the cbiQ gene encoding cobalt ECF transporter T component CbiQ — MTRAERLPAHVKVVGALVFVFGVVATPRTAVPALLVDAVAVAVVAGLARVRASTVLRRLVIEVPFLAFALLLPFVARGEQVVVAGVAVSEEGLWAAWNILAKGTIGVAVAVVLSATTPAADLLAGLDRLRVPVAFTAIGGFMVRFGAVLGGEVERLRIARISRGDDPRWLWQARSVATTAGALFVRSFERGERVHVAMVSRGFDGTWPRGDDVPAPPSAWLAAGAFAAVSVVGATVALVAVSGVG; from the coding sequence GTGACCAGGGCAGAGCGCCTGCCCGCCCACGTCAAGGTGGTCGGCGCGCTCGTCTTCGTCTTCGGCGTGGTGGCCACCCCTCGCACCGCGGTCCCCGCGCTGCTCGTCGACGCCGTCGCCGTGGCCGTCGTCGCGGGCCTGGCCCGCGTCCGGGCCTCGACGGTGCTGCGCCGCCTCGTCATCGAAGTGCCGTTCCTCGCCTTCGCCCTGCTGCTCCCCTTCGTGGCCAGGGGGGAGCAGGTCGTCGTCGCCGGGGTCGCCGTGTCCGAGGAGGGGCTCTGGGCGGCGTGGAACATCCTCGCGAAGGGCACCATCGGCGTGGCGGTGGCGGTGGTGCTGTCCGCCACGACCCCGGCGGCGGACCTGTTGGCCGGCCTGGACCGATTGCGGGTCCCCGTCGCCTTCACCGCCATCGGCGGCTTCATGGTCCGCTTCGGCGCCGTGCTCGGCGGCGAGGTGGAGCGCCTGCGCATCGCCCGGATCTCGCGGGGGGACGATCCCCGCTGGCTCTGGCAGGCCCGCTCGGTGGCCACCACCGCGGGGGCGCTGTTCGTCCGCTCGTTCGAGCGTGGCGAGCGGGTCCACGTGGCCATGGTCTCGCGTGGCTTCGACGGCACCTGGCCCCGTGGCGACGACGTCCCGGCACCCCCGTCGGCGTGGCTCGCGGCCGGAGCGTTCGCCGCGGTGTCCGTCGTCGGCGCCACCGTGGCGCTCGTCGCGGTGTCGGGGGTGGGCTGA
- a CDS encoding transcriptional repressor, producing the protein MACEGAAHEPEVDRLLALLAADGGRRTPARRTIVAAFVAAGSALTADELTVRVQDAAPEINQSTVYRVLEALEAVGAADRAETGREAASWHLVAGAHHHLRCSSCGRVEELATEHVDPLAAAVDRATGFALSDHLVLAGLCEACRAG; encoded by the coding sequence ATGGCCTGTGAGGGGGCGGCGCACGAACCCGAGGTGGACCGCCTGCTCGCGCTGTTGGCTGCGGACGGTGGACGGCGCACGCCGGCGCGGCGGACCATCGTCGCCGCCTTCGTCGCCGCCGGCAGTGCCCTCACGGCCGACGAGCTGACCGTCCGGGTGCAGGACGCCGCCCCCGAGATCAACCAGTCCACGGTCTACCGGGTGCTCGAAGCGCTCGAAGCGGTGGGGGCCGCCGACCGGGCCGAGACCGGGCGCGAAGCGGCGTCGTGGCACCTGGTGGCCGGCGCCCACCATCACCTGCGCTGCTCGTCGTGCGGCCGCGTCGAGGAGCTGGCTACCGAGCACGTGGATCCCTTGGCGGCGGCGGTCGACCGCGCGACCGGTTTCGCCCTGTCCGATCACCTCGTGCTCGCCGGACTCTGCGAGGCCTGCCGGGCCGGCTGA
- the xseB gene encoding exodeoxyribonuclease VII small subunit: protein MPDPDDSDPAIDVADVAELGYGEALAELETILAELEDDTLDVDLLAERVARAAALIAHCRGRIDGARMEVERIVAGFDDPDPT, encoded by the coding sequence ATGCCTGACCCCGACGATTCCGACCCAGCCATCGACGTCGCCGACGTCGCCGAGCTGGGCTATGGCGAGGCCCTCGCCGAGCTCGAGACCATCCTCGCCGAGCTCGAGGACGACACCCTCGACGTCGACCTGCTGGCCGAGCGGGTGGCGCGGGCGGCGGCGCTCATCGCCCACTGCCGGGGCCGCATCGACGGCGCCCGCATGGAGGTCGAGCGCATCGTGGCCGGCTTCGACGACCCCGACCCGACCTGA
- a CDS encoding energy-coupling factor ABC transporter permease yields the protein MHIPDGFFDAPTSVAAGAVAVGGVAVAIRRTREQMAEKEVALAGLTSAFLFAVQMMNFPVAAGTSGHLLGGVLAAVLVGPWLGVLCLTVVVVVQCLLFADGGLSALGLNVVNMALVPCLGGWVVFRGLRLVLPRSHAGVVVAAGVAAGLSVVLAAVAFTVEYAVGGTADVSVRAVLGAMVGVHTLIGVGEGVITGAVVAAVLAARPDLVVGARDLLGAVPVPSAAAPAGEARS from the coding sequence GTGCACATCCCCGACGGGTTCTTCGACGCCCCGACCTCCGTCGCGGCGGGGGCGGTCGCCGTCGGCGGTGTGGCCGTGGCCATCCGCCGCACCCGCGAGCAGATGGCCGAGAAGGAGGTGGCGCTCGCGGGACTGACCTCCGCGTTCCTCTTCGCGGTGCAGATGATGAACTTCCCGGTGGCCGCGGGGACGAGCGGCCACCTGCTCGGCGGGGTGCTCGCCGCGGTCCTGGTCGGCCCCTGGCTGGGGGTCCTCTGCCTGACCGTCGTCGTCGTGGTGCAGTGCCTCCTCTTCGCCGACGGCGGCCTCAGTGCCCTCGGCCTCAACGTCGTGAACATGGCCCTCGTCCCCTGCCTCGGGGGCTGGGTGGTCTTCCGCGGCCTGCGCCTCGTGCTGCCCCGCTCGCACGCCGGCGTGGTGGTCGCCGCCGGCGTGGCCGCCGGCCTCTCGGTGGTGCTCGCCGCCGTGGCCTTCACGGTCGAGTACGCCGTCGGGGGCACGGCCGATGTCTCGGTGCGAGCCGTGCTCGGCGCCATGGTGGGGGTGCACACCCTGATCGGCGTCGGCGAGGGTGTGATCACCGGAGCGGTCGTGGCGGCCGTGCTCGCCGCCCGTCCCGACCTCGTGGTCGGAGCGAGGGACCTCCTGGGCGCCGTCCCCGTCCCCTCCGCCGCAGCTCCGGCGGGCGAGGCACGCTCGTGA
- a CDS encoding ABC transporter ATP-binding protein yields MGVLVEAVHHAYPDGRVALRGVDLEVATGERVAVLGPNGAGKTTLVLHLNGVLLPQAGRVLVDGLDTTAKADVREVRRRVGIAFQDPDDQLFCPTVRQDVAFGPANLGLDGDQVEARVVEALEAVGMADAADRAPHHLSLGERRRVAVATVLAMRPTTLVLDEPSANLDPAARSELAAVLRSLPELTLVVVTHDLPYALELCPRSVVLDEGRIVEDDATAVLLADSDRLAVHRLALPHGLRLA; encoded by the coding sequence GTGGGTGTCCTGGTCGAGGCCGTGCACCACGCCTATCCGGACGGACGGGTGGCGCTCCGCGGCGTCGACCTCGAGGTGGCGACGGGGGAGCGGGTCGCGGTGCTCGGTCCCAACGGCGCCGGCAAGACCACCCTGGTGCTCCACCTCAACGGGGTCCTCCTCCCACAGGCGGGCCGCGTCCTGGTGGACGGCCTCGACACCACGGCGAAGGCAGACGTGCGCGAGGTCCGCCGCCGCGTGGGCATCGCCTTCCAGGACCCCGACGACCAGCTCTTCTGCCCCACCGTCCGCCAGGACGTGGCCTTCGGCCCGGCCAACCTCGGCCTCGACGGCGACCAGGTCGAGGCCCGCGTGGTCGAGGCCCTCGAGGCGGTGGGCATGGCCGACGCCGCCGACCGGGCGCCGCACCACCTCAGCCTCGGGGAGCGCCGGCGGGTGGCCGTCGCCACGGTGCTCGCGATGCGCCCCACCACCCTCGTGCTGGACGAGCCGTCGGCCAATCTCGACCCGGCCGCCCGCAGCGAGCTGGCCGCGGTGCTCCGCTCGCTGCCCGAGCTCACCCTCGTGGTCGTCACCCACGACCTGCCCTACGCCCTCGAGCTGTGCCCCCGCTCGGTGGTGCTCGACGAGGGCCGGATCGTCGAGGACGACGCCACCGCCGTGCTGCTGGCCGATTCCGACCGCCTCGCTGTCCACCGCCTCGCCCTGCCGCACGGCCTCCGTCTCGCCTGA